In Acinetobacter sp. WCHAc010034, a genomic segment contains:
- a CDS encoding efflux RND transporter periplasmic adaptor subunit — MAIRKKLSLFLIVFFVLLCAAVIIFYYSKIKDTTEATPSISTVQRSDITENVKAVGEIYATELVSVGAQVSGQILKLHIKLGQSVKKGDLIVEIDSKTQVDKLNTAKAELESAKADLAAKRMSLATSEKSFIRKKKLFEVEAESKELLEQAENKLKQDEMGVESAKLRLKQLQINVNTAQTELGYTQIRSPLTGTIVSLPVEAGQTINFAQTTPLIAVIANLEQMEVRMQIAEGDYTKLKPNMLVIFSTLADPAIKLNGQVISIDPALTTLTKGTYDNKAENTDSAVYYYARMIVENPRKMLSIGMTTQNEIIINQKKNVLAIPKTAIFENGDQTTVSVYSADKKITPRKIKTGISDFTQIEVVQGLKDGEKVLTEFQDGVNSESTGADP, encoded by the coding sequence ATGGCTATAAGAAAAAAGTTAAGTTTGTTTTTGATAGTATTTTTCGTATTGCTGTGCGCTGCAGTAATTATCTTTTATTACAGTAAAATCAAGGATACTACTGAGGCTACTCCTAGTATTTCTACTGTGCAAAGAAGCGATATAACAGAAAATGTAAAGGCTGTAGGAGAAATCTATGCAACTGAACTTGTATCTGTCGGAGCGCAAGTATCAGGTCAAATTCTAAAATTGCATATTAAACTAGGTCAATCTGTGAAGAAGGGCGATTTAATTGTAGAGATTGACTCTAAAACACAAGTCGACAAATTAAATACGGCAAAAGCAGAACTTGAATCAGCTAAAGCGGATTTAGCAGCCAAAAGAATGTCGCTGGCCACATCAGAAAAGAGCTTCATAAGAAAAAAGAAACTTTTTGAGGTTGAAGCTGAGTCTAAAGAGTTGCTTGAACAGGCAGAAAATAAATTAAAACAAGATGAAATGGGTGTTGAAAGTGCCAAACTACGCCTAAAGCAGCTTCAAATTAATGTTAATACAGCACAAACTGAATTGGGGTATACTCAAATTAGATCCCCACTTACAGGCACAATTGTTTCACTCCCTGTCGAAGCAGGGCAAACAATTAATTTTGCTCAAACAACTCCATTGATTGCCGTGATTGCAAATTTGGAGCAGATGGAGGTTAGAATGCAAATTGCTGAAGGTGACTATACAAAGCTTAAACCCAACATGCTTGTTATCTTCAGCACACTTGCAGACCCTGCCATAAAATTGAATGGGCAAGTTATAAGCATTGATCCCGCATTAACGACATTAACGAAAGGGACTTATGATAACAAGGCTGAAAATACCGATTCAGCGGTTTACTACTATGCACGTATGATTGTCGAAAATCCGCGCAAAATGTTAAGCATTGGCATGACTACACAAAATGAAATCATAATTAATCAGAAAAAAAACGTACTTGCTATCCCAAAAACAGCAATCTTTGAAAATGGCGATCAAACAACGGTTTCAGTTTATAGTGCTGATAAAAAAATCACTCCAAGGAAAATTAAAACAGGTATATCTGATTTTACGCAGATCGAAGTAGTGCAAGGACTTAAAGACGGTGAAAAAGTATTAACT
- a CDS encoding lasso peptide biosynthesis B2 protein encodes MKNVIKNDYYAISLDSEIVILDLESNCFHFLDKEQSFAMNQYINDSSSFDSKLDDYLFLFEKNIKSSEIVRYNDIEGIDNYSWADVSHFVKNDDKDISFHDKIFIIIIYCIFFTGKNYFFKQKINLLKFLKKNSKCVNKDFGYVNSAASFIHKVSSKLPFDLKCLENSLILAYFLTLKKYDFNLKIGIQKYDFLSHAWVEVDDVVISDMPDLSDKLAIILKI; translated from the coding sequence ATGAAAAATGTGATAAAAAATGATTATTATGCAATTAGTTTAGATAGCGAGATAGTAATATTAGATTTGGAATCTAATTGTTTTCATTTTTTAGATAAAGAACAATCTTTTGCTATGAATCAATATATTAATGACTCTAGTTCATTTGATAGTAAATTAGATGACTATCTTTTTCTCTTTGAAAAAAATATAAAATCATCTGAGATTGTACGGTATAATGATATTGAAGGCATTGATAACTATTCATGGGCTGATGTTAGTCATTTCGTAAAAAATGACGATAAAGATATTAGCTTTCATGATAAAATTTTTATAATAATTATTTACTGTATTTTTTTCACAGGAAAAAATTATTTTTTCAAACAAAAAATTAATCTACTAAAGTTTCTAAAGAAAAACTCTAAATGTGTCAATAAGGATTTTGGCTATGTCAATTCAGCTGCCAGTTTTATTCATAAAGTGTCGTCTAAACTCCCTTTTGATTTAAAATGCCTAGAGAATTCCTTGATACTTGCATACTTCCTCACTCTTAAAAAATATGACTTTAATCTTAAAATTGGAATTCAAAAGTATGATTTTTTATCTCATGCTTGGGTTGAAGTAGATGATGTTGTGATTTCAGATATGCCAGATTTATCAGATAAGCTTGCTATAATATTAAAAATTTAA
- a CDS encoding asparagine synthase-related protein: MINKVNIKDLASTVVLFNGFLKIEKNSETLIIYNQYNSNICFYLEFDEEFLYLSENFYDLKSFDKNNIDRSVLSRSLGGDIFAHDIFINNIYPLYHGYKLIKNGTSIEIDLIERSCSNNDPATCLLSVLDKISDQDNIAVSFSGGLDSTAILYSVKNKFPDKNIIAFTWHNKGSSNNDLKYSQKICNELSVKLLTFDLDTGFLLNDFKKETSIFSPFPFTYLTSLGFVEHYVSELNQYFKGNQFVILDGHGGDHLFFQSIPYELLDYKFLAKIKEYSKLYSINYFKIIKKIMLHTLRPSKKVQMDIYRKQNIFEALFACSVASIRLPKHIKFFFPYVTPEMISCSESFEISETFNEDFTRLHFRKSFQKMYKSDYFFRINKGHMTGAYQRELKKNYEFFSNILENGYLYKNKIIDIDLLGKKLKLASLGVGGFDTHLMNSIIFEMIYKELSEQ, translated from the coding sequence ATGATTAACAAAGTAAATATTAAAGATTTAGCCAGTACAGTTGTTCTTTTTAATGGCTTCCTAAAGATTGAAAAAAATAGTGAAACTCTCATTATTTACAATCAATATAACTCAAATATTTGTTTTTATTTAGAGTTTGATGAGGAGTTTCTATATTTATCGGAAAACTTCTATGATCTTAAATCTTTTGATAAAAATAATATAGATAGAAGTGTTCTTTCAAGGAGTCTTGGGGGGGATATATTTGCGCATGATATATTTATAAACAATATTTACCCACTATACCATGGGTATAAGTTGATAAAAAATGGCACATCAATTGAGATTGATTTGATTGAGAGGTCATGTAGTAATAATGATCCTGCAACATGCTTATTATCAGTTCTGGATAAAATTAGTGACCAAGATAATATTGCTGTAAGTTTTTCTGGTGGCTTAGATTCAACTGCCATACTGTATTCTGTAAAAAATAAATTTCCAGATAAAAATATAATTGCTTTTACATGGCATAATAAAGGGTCATCAAACAATGATTTAAAGTACTCACAAAAAATTTGCAATGAACTGTCAGTCAAGCTATTAACATTTGACTTAGATACTGGTTTTTTATTGAATGACTTTAAAAAAGAAACGTCTATTTTCTCGCCTTTCCCCTTTACCTACTTAACAAGTTTAGGTTTTGTTGAACACTATGTTTCAGAATTAAATCAATACTTTAAAGGGAATCAATTTGTCATTCTTGATGGGCATGGTGGAGACCACTTATTTTTCCAGTCCATTCCGTATGAGTTACTCGACTATAAGTTTCTGGCAAAAATCAAAGAATATTCAAAGTTATATTCGATAAACTATTTTAAAATAATCAAGAAAATTATGCTCCATACTCTGCGGCCTTCTAAAAAGGTACAAATGGACATCTATCGAAAACAGAATATTTTTGAAGCTTTATTTGCATGCTCTGTTGCCTCCATAAGATTGCCCAAACATATTAAATTTTTTTTCCCATATGTTACTCCTGAAATGATTTCTTGTTCTGAAAGTTTTGAAATATCTGAAACATTTAATGAAGACTTTACACGTTTACATTTTAGAAAGTCTTTTCAAAAAATGTACAAATCTGACTATTTTTTTAGAATAAATAAAGGTCACATGACAGGGGCATATCAACGGGAACTCAAAAAAAATTATGAGTTTTTTTCTAATATCCTAGAGAATGGCTATTTATATAAAAATAAAATTATAGATATAGACTTGCTGGGCAAAAAATTAAAGCTTGCTTCATTAGGAGTTGGTGGCTTTGATACACATTTAATGAATTCTATTATTTTTGAAATGATATATAAGGAATTAAGCGAGCAATAG
- a CDS encoding AAA family ATPase, translating to MSQSPELAGGEGFTFEGHVAAFYLAALLAERGAPGCDGIVTNVAVQQRDFEKPLDDVIVGWKGASGQIGTLSLQVKRALTISSAATNGDFRDIIRDSISTLKNSQFKKGVDKYGAAVGTIATNKFRDLTTLCNLAKESNDAKHFFERFTSSGNASDEQETIKNDIEALLKDICGGPISQEELHSFLSHFIVIKFDFLHDGDVDSHIAEQFIGYSLATADRDKYSLVWSHLNKLARASAGKAGQFDRKRLVQDVSKVVKLRIAPSFEQQLDVLNNLGRSYINLIPHDINGFTISRKSLEVKLETTLLNTRFLQITGLPGSGKSVLLKQMAEKSLANGNIFFLKSDQLIGNSWINYSAQNGVATHNLEELLLEIKVTGTPTLFIDGIDRIEKQNRPIIEEVVNTILNSPALEDWKIVVTLRDTGIEPLRNWLGHILDKISVDTVQVSLFNEEESQELAVQFPNLRALLFGSPTVKDVIRRPFFARVMSTFTYASSFKPQSELELIQHWWDRGGYNALGQELVSRHSALLELAEKKVKNLTRPIKIRELNQAHSLIESFHSDGLIQISSSRTSVNFSHDIFFEWSLLYVLIEQEENWLTKIEEFGQPPAIARVVELLAQFEYFNNTWSETLKNTKFSTMRSQWLRAWLLGPIGHANFLDSTQDYMKVVSHNNFTLLGKVLVWFQAEKTISNPIILKSKSDIRIADNLAWPSDISLWNRLINFILGNTQNIPKALFPNIVTLFNVWQNLHRYLPNRTTPKILTLVYEWLSLTGNDISGLSEGWVDIDNIKDFRESLVSLILTAAEVYPEFTNRYLVENINSMQIEKSIFKHVIDYSPLLALTHSTLLVDFTLKYLLEDLPIDQLKMILKDDSISEQNYESILYKSKTQRTTGEQSLLDSSTYELRKRRSSDLSKNLCIKAGSRVFDSPSPSPSPSPSKEPFHSLFQHSATEALRLITLLSNHAITAWRQQQRITEQLSPIPLELDFPWGKQIFWGNQKEYIWNKHYWTPPGLACAYMALECWCSNQIRLGEAPDQLIERIVKGNTSIAILGIAVTIVLDKALVSQTALPLIGSQKILEADLFRMKNDLSFNGTKELLIGLFPRYIFQSSDDLKESFQQAILAFKDNLAFDYHEQIHGSETIKNLEKSALKYAELADPLTYNFQKTDDPKVLTVTHNSPSASLPENVKASEESYEFISQIELSSWVEKSFENGVLSDKYSIQSAIEYIKKYDSADLFQDPCDDFTDSSTRKRMRQCAVSAVVAAVLKFRTNIFEEDISWARGVIERARLTPINSYELSTPDAVYSTHPLKFVAKGLSAEFEHETSSDNTLSHLFNLIAHPSHEIAITGLTELLKFWDKDSKKVWAAIYYAFSLCHDHLKYKIYREFEKIEVAYNALYESINTYFQSDEEWMSLPVPSAPWKRLEDEVIQAKKERDERIAAAYRKNGFPNFNFNDHEKNHWVKADVGWDTSFAEKIISVLPIETIIQSSSKIFFLDFVSDLVKWTIEKVQPSWQSKSDRFNYEGDLYEWVDTLGALIGKICSVLSLEETKLRFLDPILTLKGDICWDFLRAVTNAYVSASLYKAEKISEDAVPTILLFLERFLRCTELQQGSHRAGEFHGIDLPEVAKILMFTNVEHDNSACRYINGDWSEIRTIMPVIDRFVREAGWSADIMHNFLTLCERAKEYYPSEVFSDQILHIISVNGFSGWEYKSLYARISELVQHFSDRDSPLEFQVRQKMLEIIDWQIDMGDRRSAALQLSETFREVYSAA from the coding sequence ATGTCTCAGTCACCTGAGCTTGCTGGAGGAGAGGGTTTCACGTTTGAAGGTCATGTTGCTGCATTTTATTTAGCTGCTTTACTAGCAGAGAGAGGTGCTCCAGGGTGTGATGGAATAGTAACTAATGTGGCTGTTCAACAACGAGATTTCGAAAAACCATTAGATGATGTCATCGTAGGTTGGAAAGGTGCTAGTGGTCAAATTGGAACATTGAGTTTACAAGTTAAACGAGCATTAACCATCAGTAGTGCAGCTACTAACGGTGATTTTAGAGATATTATTCGCGATAGCATATCTACTTTAAAAAATTCTCAATTTAAGAAAGGTGTAGATAAATATGGTGCTGCAGTTGGCACGATTGCTACAAATAAATTCAGGGATCTGACCACATTATGCAATTTGGCTAAGGAAAGTAATGATGCTAAACATTTTTTTGAACGATTTACTTCTTCTGGAAACGCAAGTGATGAACAAGAAACGATAAAAAATGATATCGAGGCATTGCTTAAAGATATTTGTGGCGGGCCTATTTCTCAGGAAGAATTACATTCTTTCCTTTCACATTTTATTGTTATTAAATTTGATTTTTTACATGATGGTGATGTCGATTCACATATTGCAGAGCAATTCATAGGCTACAGTTTGGCCACAGCCGATAGAGATAAATACTCTCTCGTGTGGTCTCATCTAAATAAACTTGCAAGAGCTTCTGCAGGTAAGGCCGGGCAATTTGATCGAAAGAGACTGGTTCAGGATGTATCCAAAGTGGTGAAACTCAGAATAGCCCCTTCTTTTGAACAGCAGCTTGATGTACTCAACAATTTAGGCCGATCCTATATAAATCTTATTCCACATGATATTAATGGTTTTACAATATCAAGAAAGTCATTAGAAGTTAAATTAGAAACTACGTTACTTAATACTCGCTTTCTTCAAATTACCGGATTACCTGGTTCTGGAAAGTCCGTATTGTTGAAGCAAATGGCAGAGAAATCTCTAGCAAATGGAAATATATTTTTTTTAAAATCGGATCAATTAATAGGTAATAGTTGGATTAATTATTCCGCTCAAAATGGAGTTGCGACTCACAATCTTGAAGAGCTTCTTTTAGAAATTAAAGTAACTGGAACTCCTACATTGTTTATTGATGGAATAGACCGTATAGAAAAACAAAATCGCCCAATAATTGAAGAAGTAGTTAACACAATTCTCAACTCTCCTGCATTAGAAGATTGGAAAATTGTAGTGACACTGCGCGATACTGGAATTGAACCCTTACGTAACTGGTTAGGTCATATTTTAGATAAAATTTCAGTAGACACAGTTCAAGTAAGTTTATTCAATGAAGAGGAGTCTCAAGAGCTAGCGGTCCAATTTCCGAATCTTAGAGCCTTACTCTTTGGTTCACCAACAGTAAAAGATGTAATTAGAAGGCCATTCTTTGCAAGAGTAATGAGCACATTTACTTATGCTAGCTCATTCAAACCTCAATCAGAGCTAGAGTTGATTCAGCATTGGTGGGATAGGGGAGGATACAATGCATTAGGGCAAGAGCTTGTCAGTCGTCACTCTGCGCTCTTAGAACTAGCTGAAAAGAAAGTAAAAAATTTAACTCGACCTATCAAGATTAGAGAGCTAAATCAGGCTCATAGTCTTATTGAGAGTTTTCACAGTGATGGATTAATACAAATCAGTTCAAGCAGAACATCTGTCAATTTTTCACATGACATTTTTTTTGAGTGGTCTCTGCTGTATGTCTTAATTGAACAAGAAGAAAATTGGTTAACTAAAATAGAAGAGTTTGGTCAACCGCCAGCAATTGCTCGTGTAGTAGAGCTATTAGCTCAATTCGAATATTTTAATAATACTTGGTCAGAAACTCTTAAAAATACAAAATTCTCTACTATGCGCTCCCAATGGCTAAGAGCTTGGCTATTAGGTCCAATCGGGCATGCTAATTTTCTAGACAGCACTCAAGATTATATGAAAGTAGTCTCTCATAATAATTTTACGTTACTTGGAAAAGTATTGGTTTGGTTCCAAGCAGAAAAGACTATTTCAAACCCTATAATACTAAAATCAAAATCAGACATAAGAATTGCCGATAATTTAGCGTGGCCTTCGGATATTTCTCTTTGGAATCGTCTAATTAATTTTATTCTTGGCAATACGCAAAATATCCCAAAGGCGCTATTCCCGAATATCGTGACCTTATTTAATGTGTGGCAAAATTTGCACAGGTACTTACCAAATCGGACAACCCCAAAGATTTTAACTCTTGTTTATGAATGGCTTTCTTTAACAGGAAATGATATTTCAGGCTTGAGTGAAGGATGGGTTGATATTGATAATATAAAAGATTTCCGAGAGTCTTTAGTTAGTTTGATACTTACAGCAGCAGAAGTTTACCCTGAATTTACTAACAGGTACTTGGTTGAAAATATCAACTCAATGCAAATTGAAAAGTCTATTTTTAAGCATGTAATTGATTATTCCCCCCTTCTTGCACTAACGCATTCAACTTTATTAGTAGATTTTACTCTTAAATATCTCTTAGAAGATCTGCCTATTGATCAGTTAAAGATGATCTTAAAAGATGATTCTATATCTGAACAGAATTATGAATCTATTCTGTACAAATCTAAGACTCAAAGAACAACAGGCGAACAAAGCCTATTGGACAGCTCTACCTATGAATTGAGAAAGCGTAGATCTTCAGATCTTTCAAAAAATCTTTGCATTAAAGCAGGCTCAAGAGTTTTCGATTCTCCTTCTCCTTCTCCTTCTCCTTCTCCTTCAAAGGAACCCTTTCATTCCTTGTTTCAGCATTCAGCTACAGAAGCGCTTCGTTTAATTACTCTTCTATCGAATCACGCTATAACGGCTTGGAGACAACAGCAAAGAATCACTGAACAACTATCGCCTATACCACTAGAACTAGACTTTCCCTGGGGTAAACAAATATTTTGGGGTAACCAAAAAGAATATATTTGGAACAAACACTATTGGACTCCACCTGGTCTAGCTTGTGCTTATATGGCACTAGAGTGTTGGTGCTCAAATCAGATAAGGCTAGGAGAGGCACCTGATCAACTTATTGAAAGAATAGTTAAAGGAAATACTTCAATAGCGATATTAGGAATTGCAGTAACGATAGTTTTAGATAAAGCATTAGTTTCCCAAACGGCGCTTCCGTTAATAGGAAGCCAAAAGATTCTGGAGGCTGATCTTTTTCGTATGAAAAATGATCTCAGCTTTAACGGCACTAAAGAACTACTAATAGGGTTATTTCCTCGGTATATATTTCAAAGCAGTGATGATTTAAAGGAAAGTTTTCAACAAGCTATCTTAGCTTTTAAAGACAACTTAGCTTTCGATTATCATGAACAAATTCATGGCTCCGAGACCATTAAGAATCTTGAAAAGTCAGCCTTAAAATATGCTGAACTTGCAGATCCACTAACTTATAACTTTCAAAAAACTGATGATCCAAAGGTGCTTACTGTAACGCATAATAGTCCCTCAGCGTCCCTTCCTGAAAATGTTAAGGCTTCTGAAGAGTCTTATGAATTTATCTCTCAAATTGAGTTAAGTTCTTGGGTCGAAAAATCATTTGAGAATGGGGTGTTAAGTGATAAGTATTCAATTCAGTCAGCTATTGAATACATTAAAAAATATGATAGTGCAGATCTATTTCAAGATCCATGTGACGATTTCACAGATTCAAGTACAAGAAAGCGAATGCGGCAATGTGCAGTTTCAGCTGTTGTTGCAGCCGTACTTAAATTTCGTACAAATATATTTGAAGAGGATATTAGTTGGGCTAGAGGAGTGATTGAAAGAGCGAGACTAACACCTATAAATTCTTATGAATTATCAACACCAGATGCTGTTTACTCTACTCATCCACTAAAGTTTGTAGCAAAAGGTCTTTCTGCTGAGTTTGAGCATGAAACTAGTTCTGATAATACATTAAGTCATTTATTCAACTTGATTGCTCATCCTTCTCATGAAATAGCTATAACAGGGCTTACGGAATTATTAAAATTTTGGGATAAAGATTCTAAAAAAGTATGGGCTGCGATTTATTACGCCTTTTCTTTATGTCATGACCATTTGAAATATAAAATATACAGAGAATTTGAGAAGATAGAAGTAGCTTACAATGCTTTGTATGAGTCAATAAATACATATTTTCAATCTGATGAAGAGTGGATGTCTCTTCCAGTCCCTTCTGCTCCGTGGAAAAGATTAGAAGATGAAGTTATTCAAGCTAAAAAAGAGCGAGATGAAAGAATAGCAGCAGCGTACAGAAAAAATGGATTTCCAAATTTTAATTTTAATGATCATGAGAAGAATCATTGGGTTAAAGCTGATGTAGGATGGGATACTAGTTTTGCTGAGAAAATTATTTCGGTTTTACCGATTGAAACAATTATTCAAAGTTCGTCAAAAATATTCTTTTTAGATTTTGTGTCTGATCTTGTTAAGTGGACAATTGAAAAAGTACAACCTTCTTGGCAAAGCAAGTCAGATCGATTTAATTATGAGGGAGATTTATATGAATGGGTTGATACACTAGGGGCTCTGATAGGAAAAATTTGTAGTGTTTTATCCTTAGAAGAAACTAAATTACGATTTCTTGATCCTATCTTGACTCTTAAAGGGGATATCTGCTGGGATTTTCTCAGAGCTGTTACAAATGCTTATGTCAGTGCAAGTTTATATAAAGCTGAGAAAATATCTGAGGATGCTGTTCCGACTATATTGCTATTTCTTGAGCGTTTTCTTCGATGTACTGAACTTCAACAAGGCTCTCATCGAGCAGGTGAGTTTCATGGCATAGACCTTCCTGAAGTTGCTAAAATACTAATGTTCACAAACGTGGAGCACGACAACTCTGCGTGTCGCTATATTAATGGAGATTGGTCAGAAATACGTACAATTATGCCAGTAATAGACCGATTTGTTCGTGAGGCTGGCTGGTCAGCCGATATCATGCACAACTTTCTAACTTTATGTGAAAGGGCTAAAGAATACTATCCGAGTGAAGTATTTTCTGATCAGATATTGCATATAATTTCTGTAAATGGGTTTAGTGGTTGGGAGTATAAATCTTTATATGCAAGAATTTCGGAACTTGTTCAACATTTTTCAGATAGAGATTCTCCATTAGAATTCCAAGTACGTCAAAAAATGTTGGAAATTATTGATTGGCAAATTGACATGGGGGATAGGCGCAGTGCAGCATTACAATTGAGTGAGACTTTTCGCGAAGTTTATTCTGCAGCATAA
- a CDS encoding ATP-binding cassette domain-containing protein, with translation MKSKVELFLFYLNLIKDRYAKIYLHAAILLFITILVSALTTFLPYLMKLIVDSSNNILITDVIDKNNLILLLAISFSTAWVALKVLTWTTNIFSAYFMVNIEANIIFSSFANFIRSKIDFVNKTDTGVLNSDVQRGSLAFGQIIYTIFLVLLPVIIQFLLIISVISFKISLSFTLFFSVATIFIFVLTLMLIRKSGSYFNEIYDADNSQSKFFLEKVNSVYNIKSQGSGDFETNKFRSICQNYIERVFHGNLKIGMLMIYQVFAVGVFLTGSMIYSVYMFNSNQFTAGDFVLISSYIIELSAPLVLVSQNLMQTNGHFVSIEKLEKYFKSPKDAVVESSYQLEETYYRFQDVNYSVNDVEILRNFNFEITKGTFLVIKGETGSGKSTFINLLLGINKIDSGKLFFGDLDISNSFSSKIHDVVSFVPQKSFIFSGSVMENILYNNNLHYSEEELIAILKEFNLYKILVNNNISLNSPIDELFKFFSGGEVQRFNLVRAILAKPEVLILDEPTSALDSIMAKKVFDIIRKNVSTLIVVSHSDSLIKLADAQLHFPLVQSQNLVKSGS, from the coding sequence ATGAAAAGTAAAGTGGAACTTTTTTTGTTTTATTTAAATTTAATTAAGGACAGATATGCCAAAATATATCTCCACGCTGCAATTCTTCTTTTTATTACCATCTTAGTTTCAGCACTTACAACATTTTTGCCATATTTAATGAAGTTGATTGTTGATTCCTCAAATAATATTCTGATTACTGATGTTATTGACAAAAATAATCTAATATTGTTACTAGCAATTAGTTTTTCAACTGCGTGGGTAGCACTTAAAGTCCTAACATGGACTACCAATATTTTTTCAGCTTACTTTATGGTTAATATTGAAGCGAATATAATCTTTTCGTCTTTTGCTAATTTTATAAGATCAAAAATTGACTTTGTAAATAAGACGGACACTGGTGTTCTGAACTCGGATGTGCAGCGCGGATCGCTCGCATTTGGGCAGATCATATATACGATTTTCTTAGTTCTTCTTCCTGTTATCATCCAATTCTTACTTATAATTTCAGTAATTTCATTCAAGATTAGCCTTAGTTTTACTTTATTTTTCTCTGTTGCAACGATCTTTATTTTTGTGCTTACACTCATGCTTATAAGGAAGAGTGGGAGCTACTTTAATGAGATTTATGATGCAGACAATAGCCAATCAAAGTTCTTTTTAGAAAAAGTGAACTCTGTCTACAATATTAAATCCCAAGGTTCTGGTGATTTTGAGACAAATAAATTTAGATCAATTTGTCAAAACTATATCGAGAGAGTTTTTCATGGTAATTTGAAAATTGGTATGTTGATGATATATCAAGTGTTTGCTGTTGGTGTGTTCTTAACAGGGTCTATGATTTACTCTGTATACATGTTCAATAGCAATCAATTCACTGCAGGTGATTTTGTTTTAATTAGTTCCTATATCATTGAACTTAGCGCACCATTAGTCCTTGTTTCACAGAACTTGATGCAAACGAATGGCCATTTTGTTTCTATCGAAAAATTAGAAAAATATTTCAAGAGTCCAAAAGACGCTGTTGTCGAAAGCAGCTATCAGCTAGAAGAAACTTACTACCGCTTCCAAGATGTAAATTACAGCGTCAATGATGTAGAAATTTTAAGAAATTTTAACTTTGAAATCACTAAGGGGACATTCTTAGTTATTAAGGGAGAGACAGGTTCTGGAAAATCAACATTCATTAATTTATTGTTAGGTATTAATAAAATCGATAGTGGGAAATTATTTTTTGGTGATCTGGACATATCTAACTCATTTTCTTCAAAAATCCATGATGTAGTATCATTTGTTCCTCAGAAAAGTTTTATTTTTTCAGGAAGTGTTATGGAAAACATATTATATAACAATAATTTACACTACTCTGAAGAAGAACTAATTGCGATACTTAAAGAGTTCAATCTTTATAAAATTTTGGTAAATAATAATATATCTTTGAACTCCCCTATAGATGAACTCTTCAAGTTTTTCTCTGGTGGAGAAGTACAGAGATTTAATCTTGTAAGAGCAATTCTAGCCAAACCAGAAGTCCTTATTCTAGATGAACCTACTTCGGCTTTAGATTCTATAATGGCCAAAAAAGTCTTTGATATTATTAGAAAGAATGTTTCTACACTTATTGTTGTTTCTCATTCGGACTCACTTATTAAGTTAGCTGATGCACAGCTACATTTCCCACTTGTGCAATCACAAAATTTAGTAAAAAGCGGAAGCTGA